A portion of the Rhodopseudomonas sp. BAL398 genome contains these proteins:
- the ppc gene encoding phosphoenolpyruvate carboxylase: protein MVMPSNPDVQAARADEIFEDDAQLRSDIRLLGRILGDTVRDQEGEDVFDLVERIRQTSIRFHRDDDRTARRELEDILNGMSTPDTVRIVRAFSYFSHLANIAEDHNSIRQMRAGSTAGAAPRAGMLARTLTHAREAGISARDLRQFFKQALVSPVLTAHPTEVRRKSTMDREMEIAAVLDRRERVQLTADEMALSEEQLRRAVLTLWQTNLLRRTKLTVLDEVTNGLSFYDYTFLREVPRLHGVLEDRLVAEEAAEGGEPGEELATFLHMGSWIGGDRDGNPFVTAEVMRGALRLHSTRVLRFYLDELHALGSELSLASHLAAISDDLRALAAASPDTSPHRRGEPYRLAVSGIYARLAATALKLKVETIRAPVATAAPYASVREFRNDLDILNRSLLADNSSVIARGRLRLLRRAVDCFGFHLASLDMRQNSAVHERTIAELMDAARPGHSYLALNEDARIAVLTAELRGMRPLTSVFVKYSDEAVGELAVLHEAASAHAMYGASVIPQCIISMTQGVSDMLEAALLLKEVGLIDPAGRSALNVVPLFETIEDLQACAPIMDRLLSIPEYRRLVDSRGGVQEVMLGYSDSNKDGGFVTSGWELYKAEIGLIEVFERHGVRLRLFHGRGGSVGRGGGPSYDAILAQPGGAVNGQIRITEQGEIISSKYSNAEVGRNNLEILTAATLEASLLQPRRSAPRPEYLEAMEQLSALAFKAYRGLVYETEGFVDYFWASTVITEISTLNIGSRPASRKKTRAIEDLRAIPWVFSWAQCRLMLPGWYGFGSAVEAWVAAHPDQGMAFLQDMVREWPFFRTLLSNMDMVLAKSSIAIASRYSELVPDEALRAKIFGRIRAEWHSSIESLLDIMEQDRLLQGNPFLERSIRNRFPYLDPLNHVQVELLRAHRSHDPDEQVLRGIQLTINGISAGLRNSG, encoded by the coding sequence ATGGTCATGCCATCCAATCCCGACGTCCAGGCCGCCCGCGCCGACGAGATCTTCGAGGACGACGCGCAATTGCGCAGCGACATCCGGCTGCTCGGCCGGATTCTCGGCGATACCGTCCGCGATCAGGAGGGCGAGGACGTATTCGACCTGGTCGAGCGGATCCGGCAGACCTCGATCCGGTTTCATCGCGACGACGACCGGACGGCGCGCCGCGAACTCGAGGATATTCTCAACGGCATGTCGACCCCGGATACCGTCCGGATCGTCCGCGCCTTCAGCTATTTCTCCCACCTCGCCAACATTGCCGAGGATCACAACTCGATCCGGCAGATGCGTGCGGGCTCGACCGCGGGCGCGGCGCCGCGCGCCGGGATGCTGGCCCGTACTTTGACCCATGCCCGCGAGGCCGGTATCAGCGCCCGCGACTTGCGGCAGTTTTTTAAGCAAGCGCTGGTCAGCCCGGTCTTGACCGCGCATCCGACCGAGGTCCGGCGCAAGAGCACGATGGACCGCGAGATGGAGATCGCCGCGGTGCTGGATCGGCGCGAGCGGGTCCAGCTCACCGCCGACGAAATGGCGCTCAGCGAAGAGCAGCTGCGGCGCGCGGTGCTGACATTGTGGCAGACCAATCTGCTGCGTCGGACCAAGCTGACCGTGCTCGACGAGGTCACCAACGGGTTGTCATTCTACGATTATACCTTCCTTCGTGAAGTCCCCCGTCTGCATGGCGTGCTCGAGGATCGCCTCGTCGCCGAAGAGGCGGCGGAAGGGGGCGAGCCTGGCGAGGAGCTGGCGACCTTCCTGCATATGGGAAGCTGGATCGGCGGTGATCGCGACGGCAATCCCTTCGTCACCGCCGAGGTGATGCGCGGCGCGCTGCGCCTGCATAGTACGCGGGTGCTGCGGTTCTATCTTGACGAGCTGCACGCGCTGGGCTCCGAATTGTCGCTGGCGTCGCATCTGGCCGCCATCTCCGACGATCTGCGCGCGCTGGCGGCGGCGTCGCCCGACACCTCGCCGCATCGCCGCGGCGAACCCTATCGGCTGGCGGTCTCCGGGATCTATGCGCGGCTGGCCGCGACCGCGTTGAAGCTCAAGGTCGAAACCATCCGCGCGCCGGTCGCGACCGCCGCGCCCTATGCCAGCGTGCGCGAGTTCCGCAACGATCTCGACATTCTCAACCGCTCGCTGTTGGCCGACAATTCCAGCGTGATCGCGCGCGGCCGGCTGCGGCTGCTGCGCCGCGCGGTGGATTGCTTCGGCTTCCATCTGGCGAGCCTCGATATGCGGCAGAATTCCGCGGTGCATGAGCGCACCATCGCCGAACTGATGGACGCGGCGAGGCCCGGCCATTCCTATCTGGCGTTGAACGAGGACGCCCGGATCGCCGTGTTGACCGCCGAATTGCGCGGCATGCGGCCGCTGACATCGGTGTTCGTCAAATACAGCGACGAGGCCGTCGGTGAACTCGCGGTGCTGCACGAGGCGGCTTCGGCGCACGCGATGTACGGCGCCTCGGTGATCCCGCAATGCATCATCTCGATGACCCAGGGCGTTTCCGACATGCTCGAGGCGGCGTTGCTGCTCAAGGAGGTCGGGTTGATCGATCCGGCGGGCCGCAGCGCGCTCAACGTCGTGCCGCTGTTCGAGACCATCGAGGATCTGCAGGCCTGTGCGCCGATCATGGACCGGCTATTGTCGATTCCGGAATATCGCCGGCTGGTCGATAGCCGCGGCGGCGTCCAGGAAGTGATGCTGGGCTATTCCGACAGCAACAAGGATGGCGGCTTCGTCACCTCGGGCTGGGAGCTGTACAAGGCCGAGATCGGGCTGATCGAGGTGTTCGAGCGCCACGGCGTGCGGTTGCGGCTGTTTCACGGCCGCGGCGGTTCGGTCGGCCGCGGCGGCGGGCCGAGCTATGACGCGATCCTGGCGCAGCCCGGCGGCGCGGTGAACGGTCAGATCCGCATCACCGAACAGGGCGAAATCATCTCCAGCAAATATTCCAACGCCGAGGTCGGGCGCAACAATCTGGAAATCCTCACCGCCGCGACGCTGGAAGCTAGCCTGCTGCAGCCGCGCCGCAGCGCGCCGCGGCCGGAATATCTCGAGGCGATGGAGCAATTGTCGGCGCTCGCCTTCAAGGCCTATCGCGGGCTGGTCTACGAGACCGAGGGCTTTGTCGACTATTTCTGGGCCTCGACGGTGATCACCGAAATCTCGACGCTCAACATCGGCAGCCGGCCGGCCTCGCGCAAGAAGACCCGCGCGATCGAGGATTTGCGCGCGATCCCCTGGGTGTTTTCGTGGGCGCAATGCCGGCTGATGCTGCCCGGTTGGTACGGCTTCGGCAGCGCAGTGGAAGCCTGGGTCGCGGCGCATCCCGACCAGGGCATGGCGTTCCTGCAGGACATGGTTCGCGAATGGCCGTTCTTCCGCACGCTGCTGTCCAATATGGACATGGTGCTGGCGAAAAGCTCGATCGCGATCGCCTCGCGCTATTCCGAGCTGGTGCCGGACGAGGCGCTGCGTGCCAAGATCTTCGGCCGGATCCGCGCCGAATGGCACAGCTCGATCGAGAGCCTGCTCGACATCATGGAACAGGACCGGCTGCTGCAGGGCAATCCGTTCCTGGAGCGGTCGATCCGCAATCGCTTTCCCTATCTCGATCCCCTGAACCACGTTCAGGTCGAGCTGCTGCGCGCACACCGCAGCCACGATCCCGACGAGCAGGTGCTGCGCGGCATTCAGCTCACCATCAACGGCATCTCGGCAGGCTTGCGCAACAGCGGCTGA
- a CDS encoding acyl-CoA synthetase translates to MQTSPLFHGIISGERRRSFDEVDARVARIAGGLQQLGVKPGDSVCVLMRNDIAFIEVAYAVMMLGAYAVPVNWHFKPEEIAYVVGDSGSRVLLGHADLLHGLDAVTATGITVLSVPTPPEILSNYKIDPDPLAAPAGAIDLDSWAAKQAPYAGPKLPQPSNMIYTSGTTGHPKGVRRNAPTPEQAANAEAMRAMIYGLKPGARTLLPGPLYHSAPNAFGLRAGRLGGALVLMPRFAPEEFLQLVQDQQIDTAFMVPTMFIRLMKLPQDVRDKYDVSSLRHIIHAAAPCPAEVKRAMIEWWGPVIYEFYGSTESGAVTFASSEDALKKPGTVGKIAPGAELKFVDDDNNELPQGQIGEIFSRIPGNPDFTYHNKPEKRAEIDRDGFITSGDVGYIDEDGYVFICDRKRDMVISGGVNIYPAEIEAVLHAVPGVHDCAVFGIPDAEFGEALMAMLEPQPGVTLHPDFIRAELKKALAGYKVPKHIEIMDQLPREDSGKIFKRRLRDPYWAKAGRAI, encoded by the coding sequence ATGCAAACATCCCCTCTGTTTCACGGCATCATCTCCGGCGAGCGTCGCCGCTCGTTCGACGAGGTCGATGCGCGCGTCGCCCGCATTGCCGGCGGCTTGCAGCAGCTGGGCGTCAAGCCCGGTGACAGCGTCTGCGTGCTGATGCGCAACGACATCGCCTTCATCGAGGTCGCCTATGCGGTGATGATGCTGGGGGCCTATGCGGTGCCGGTCAATTGGCATTTCAAGCCGGAGGAAATCGCCTATGTGGTCGGCGATTCCGGCTCGCGCGTGCTGCTCGGCCATGCCGATCTGCTGCACGGGCTCGACGCCGTGACCGCCACCGGAATCACCGTGCTCAGCGTGCCGACGCCGCCGGAAATCCTGTCGAACTACAAGATCGATCCGGACCCTCTGGCTGCGCCGGCCGGCGCGATCGATCTCGATTCATGGGCAGCCAAGCAGGCGCCCTATGCCGGACCAAAGCTGCCGCAGCCCTCGAACATGATCTACACCTCCGGCACCACCGGCCATCCCAAGGGGGTGCGGCGCAACGCGCCGACGCCGGAGCAGGCCGCCAATGCCGAAGCGATGCGGGCGATGATCTATGGGCTGAAGCCCGGGGCCCGCACGCTGCTGCCGGGGCCGCTGTACCATTCGGCGCCGAACGCGTTCGGGCTGCGTGCCGGCAGACTCGGCGGCGCGTTGGTGCTGATGCCGCGCTTTGCGCCGGAGGAGTTTTTGCAACTCGTGCAGGACCAGCAGATCGACACCGCCTTCATGGTGCCGACCATGTTCATCCGGCTGATGAAGCTGCCGCAGGATGTCCGCGACAAATACGACGTCTCGTCGCTGCGCCATATCATCCACGCGGCAGCGCCTTGCCCGGCCGAGGTCAAGCGGGCGATGATCGAATGGTGGGGGCCGGTGATCTATGAATTCTACGGCTCCACCGAATCCGGTGCCGTCACCTTCGCCAGCTCCGAGGATGCGCTGAAGAAGCCCGGCACCGTCGGCAAGATCGCGCCCGGCGCCGAACTCAAATTCGTCGACGACGACAACAACGAATTGCCGCAGGGGCAGATCGGCGAGATCTTCTCGCGGATCCCCGGCAATCCGGATTTCACCTATCACAACAAGCCGGAGAAGCGCGCCGAGATCGACCGCGACGGCTTCATCACCTCGGGCGACGTCGGCTATATCGACGAAGACGGCTACGTCTTCATCTGCGACCGCAAGCGCGACATGGTGATTTCCGGCGGCGTCAACATCTACCCGGCGGAGATCGAGGCCGTGCTGCATGCCGTGCCCGGGGTGCATGACTGCGCGGTGTTCGGGATCCCCGATGCGGAATTCGGCGAGGCGCTGATGGCGATGCTGGAGCCGCAGCCCGGCGTCACGCTGCACCCGGATTTCATCCGCGCCGAATTGAAGAAGGCGCTGGCCGGCTACAAGGTGCCCAAGCACATCGAGATCATGGACCAGCTGCCGCGGGAGGATTCCGGCAAGATCTTCAAGCGGCGGCTGCGCGACCCGTATTGGGCCAAGGCGGGACGGGCGATCTGA
- a CDS encoding ATP-binding protein produces MREGLRISTRLILSVILLVVLTAATVGYLGYRSVAGVAIPRYLVRIDANARARAVDLANSISGARADVKGFRRIIGIDEIMALGLDPSLPSVGGQTLAQWRARIAARLAVELEVKPEFYQYRIIGLADQGREVVRVERRQDGTVRIVPDAELQRKGDTGYFKQALAAPDGAILISPVELNREHGEIQTPHTPVVRISTPLFAPDGTRYGLLIANLDLRPAFAQMTDPANPFAKVYVVNDRGEYLVDPDQGRAFAFEFGKASRIQDDFPSLAGALASGPQNPTNPAIVENSQGERFAVGFAAARVKDAAPMSVVEVMPASKIVAVLVAAARDSILLGGSAAVLAAVLLGYALTRTLTRPLSQMTAAAAAFAAGEPMQLPAHASGEVGVLARAFNKMIQEVSAKNAAIRHEKDVFESIMTAMADSVLLIDRDGNIVYANRANQELLGSLNVTGTKWRDLYDIYLPDGTTLLAPEQWPTSRALRGEIVDNYELIYRRRESGKTVQVLGSARPIQDESGTKAGGAVVVFRDVTEIRATERKLHQSQKLEAIGQLTGGVAHDFNNMLTVIAGTAEILTEDLGDRPELVAFVQMIAQAADRGADLTRHLLAFARKQPLQPTSVDVNAMVLSLKQMLRPTLGEHIEIDSMLEEDTEPADIDPSQLSAALLNLAVNARDAMPNGGKLMLETGNVVLDESYAIHNPDARPGPYVMIAVSDTGTGIPVQLRDKVFDPFFTTKAVGKGTGLGLSMVYGFVKQSNGHIKIYSEEGHGTTIRLYLPRAGTKADAAAVAAPVEGGSETVLVVEDDALVRDFVVAQLHSLGYRTIAAPDGKTALAQAEEGAAFDLLFTDVIMPGGLNGRQLAGAISTFRPLRVLYTSGYTENAIVHHGRLDAGVLLLPKPYRKSDLARMVRAALLSEPMRSAPESAESRVKTATG; encoded by the coding sequence GTGCGCGAGGGACTGAGAATCTCGACCCGGCTGATCTTGTCAGTGATCTTGCTGGTCGTCCTGACCGCCGCGACCGTCGGGTATCTCGGCTATCGCAGCGTCGCGGGCGTGGCGATCCCGCGTTATTTGGTGCGGATCGACGCCAATGCGCGCGCCCGCGCCGTCGATCTTGCCAACAGCATCAGCGGTGCCCGGGCCGACGTGAAAGGCTTTCGCCGCATCATCGGCATCGACGAGATCATGGCGCTGGGCCTCGATCCGTCGCTTCCCAGCGTCGGCGGCCAAACCTTGGCGCAATGGCGCGCCCGGATCGCCGCGCGGCTGGCGGTCGAGCTCGAGGTCAAGCCGGAGTTCTATCAATATCGGATCATCGGGCTGGCCGACCAGGGCCGCGAAGTCGTCAGGGTCGAACGGCGGCAAGACGGCACCGTTCGAATCGTGCCGGACGCCGAATTGCAGCGCAAGGGCGACACCGGATATTTCAAGCAGGCGCTGGCGGCCCCCGATGGCGCGATCCTGATCTCGCCGGTCGAGCTCAACCGGGAGCACGGCGAGATCCAGACGCCGCACACCCCGGTGGTGAGAATCTCGACACCGCTATTCGCCCCCGACGGCACAAGGTACGGCCTGCTGATCGCCAATCTGGACCTGCGACCGGCGTTCGCCCAGATGACGGACCCCGCCAATCCGTTTGCCAAAGTGTATGTGGTGAACGACCGCGGCGAATATCTGGTCGATCCGGATCAGGGGCGAGCCTTCGCATTCGAATTCGGCAAGGCCTCCCGCATCCAGGACGATTTTCCGAGCCTCGCGGGCGCCCTCGCTTCGGGGCCGCAAAACCCCACCAACCCGGCCATCGTCGAGAACAGCCAGGGTGAAAGATTTGCCGTGGGTTTTGCCGCGGCGCGGGTGAAGGACGCCGCGCCGATGTCGGTGGTCGAAGTCATGCCGGCAAGCAAGATTGTCGCCGTGCTGGTTGCGGCCGCCCGCGATTCGATCCTGCTCGGCGGCTCCGCCGCGGTGCTGGCCGCGGTGCTGCTCGGATATGCGCTGACCCGAACGCTGACCCGGCCGCTGAGCCAGATGACCGCGGCGGCGGCGGCCTTTGCGGCGGGCGAGCCGATGCAGCTGCCGGCGCACGCCAGCGGCGAGGTCGGCGTGCTGGCGCGCGCCTTCAACAAAATGATTCAGGAGGTGAGCGCGAAGAACGCCGCGATTCGGCACGAGAAAGACGTGTTCGAGAGCATCATGACGGCGATGGCAGATTCGGTTCTGCTGATCGATCGCGATGGCAACATCGTCTACGCCAACCGCGCCAATCAGGAACTGCTCGGGTCATTGAATGTGACCGGCACCAAATGGCGCGATCTGTACGACATCTATCTGCCGGACGGCACGACGCTGCTTGCGCCGGAGCAATGGCCGACCTCGCGCGCCTTGCGCGGCGAAATCGTGGACAATTACGAGCTGATCTACCGGCGTCGCGAGTCCGGCAAGACCGTCCAGGTGTTGGGCAGCGCGCGTCCGATCCAGGATGAGTCGGGCACCAAAGCCGGCGGGGCTGTGGTGGTGTTCCGCGACGTCACCGAGATCAGGGCGACCGAGCGCAAGCTTCACCAGTCGCAGAAGCTCGAAGCGATCGGCCAGCTCACCGGCGGCGTGGCGCACGATTTCAACAACATGCTGACCGTCATTGCCGGCACGGCCGAGATCTTGACCGAAGACCTCGGCGACCGGCCGGAACTTGTCGCCTTCGTTCAGATGATCGCGCAAGCCGCCGACCGCGGCGCCGACCTGACGCGGCATTTGCTCGCATTCGCCCGCAAGCAACCGCTGCAGCCCACCAGTGTCGACGTCAACGCCATGGTTCTCAGCTTGAAGCAAATGCTCCGACCGACGCTGGGCGAGCACATCGAGATCGACTCGATGCTGGAAGAGGACACCGAACCCGCGGACATCGATCCGTCGCAGCTTTCCGCCGCCTTGCTCAACCTCGCCGTCAATGCCCGCGACGCCATGCCGAATGGCGGCAAGCTGATGCTCGAGACCGGCAATGTGGTGCTCGACGAGTCCTATGCAATCCACAATCCCGACGCCCGACCCGGCCCCTACGTGATGATCGCCGTCAGCGATACCGGCACCGGCATCCCGGTCCAGCTGCGCGACAAGGTGTTCGACCCCTTCTTCACCACCAAGGCGGTCGGCAAGGGCACCGGTCTCGGCCTCAGCATGGTCTATGGCTTCGTCAAACAGTCGAACGGGCATATCAAGATCTACAGCGAGGAAGGCCACGGCACCACGATCCGGCTGTATTTGCCGCGCGCCGGCACCAAGGCGGACGCCGCAGCGGTCGCCGCGCCAGTCGAGGGCGGCAGCGAGACCGTGTTGGTCGTCGAGGACGACGCCCTGGTGCGCGACTTCGTGGTCGCCCAGCTGCACAGCCTTGGCTACCGAACCATCGCGGCGCCCGACGGCAAGACCGCGCTGGCGCAAGCCGAGGAGGGCGCGGCGTTCGATCTGCTGTTCACCGACGTGATCATGCCGGGTGGCCTCAACGGCAGGCAGCTTGCCGGCGCCATATCGACGTTTCGCCCGCTGAGAGTTCTTTACACCTCCGGCTACACCGAAAACGCCATCGTCCATCACGGCCGCCTCGACGCCGGCGTGCTGCTATTGCCAAAGCCCTATCGCAAGTCCGATCTCGCGCGGATGGTGCGGGCGGCGTTGCTGTCCGAACCGATGCGGTCGGCCCCCGAGAGCGCCGAATCGCGGGTCAAGACCGCCACCGGCTAG